One genomic segment of Ricinus communis isolate WT05 ecotype wild-type chromosome 3, ASM1957865v1, whole genome shotgun sequence includes these proteins:
- the LOC8289118 gene encoding disease resistance-like protein DSC1: MASAIPSSTAQRIKYDVFLSFRGTDTRNSFVSHLYAALCRERISTFLDIGLKRQEEITATMHKSIEASRTSIVIFSKNYGASPWCLDELVKILECRKTMGQIVLPVFYEVDPREVRKQSGAFGEAFSRHVIDFTDKVSRWRTALAEAANYSGWVLGDTRPESLVINDIVNYILKRLHQLSSNLDGLIGMDSHVKQLETLLCLGSFDNRTVGIWGMGGIGKTTIARVIFNKMSGSFENRCFLGNIREKIGKTGLLNLQREFLCEISGGENISADTVDVMSSFIIKRLRNKKVLVVLDDVDNLMDLSSLTGGLNLFGPGSRIIVTSRDKQVLQYCGVDSIYEVKGLNNHESLQLFSHYAFEQSLPTEAYWNLSNRVLQYAKGLPLALKICGSHLCTRSIEQWESILHRLESPLNSEVQEVLQISYYGLDDLDKDIFLDIACFFRGQGIDHVKEILYDSGFYADIGIARLIGKSLISISDKRLEMHNLVQEMGWEIVRQESIYEPGSRSRLWNHEEIYHVLTSNKGTGAVRGINLDLSKIHKLCLSSDSFTRMGNLKFLKFYTPFSKYWEDDSKLYALEGLAYLPASLRLLHWDRYPLNSLPSNFEPRQLVELILCHSKLELLWEGAKCLENLKRINLGHSKYLVKIPDCSLAPKLEHIILEGCSSLSEVHSSIQQLNKLTVLNLKDCVKLKSLSITMDMTSLEMLNLSGCSRLKILRAISPNIKSLLLNGTAIRELPQSIQYISKLDCLNLSNCKRLNALPFGICKLKSLKTLSLSGCSKLENFPEILEPMKKLEILRLDGTAIREVPKTRELDNLKILSFSDCNLYKIPSSFSRLSSLEHLDLRGNNFSNIPGDIRQLFHLKLLDISSCSNLRSLPELPSHIEYVNAHDCTSLESVSIPSSFTVSEWNRPMFLFTNCFKLNLSAFLNSQFIDLQESGLLPSAGICFPGSKIPEQISHQSAGSLLTVQLPVHWSNSQFRGFALAAVIGFKDCLDNHGFLVKCTIKLRAMHGDSISLQQEFIIFHGHSGHWNNSRILGSDHVFLSYNHRVNLMESQGDDWQNKSCHTTASFDFYAVDSMGRPLCGSEVRECGFSLQLAEEENVCGPSCYYY; the protein is encoded by the exons ATGGCATCGGCGATTCCGTCCTCCACTGCCCAACGGATTAAGTATGACGTCTTCCTCAGTTTCAGAGGTACAGACACTCGAAATAGCTTTGTAAGCCATCTCTATGCGGCTCTATGCCGAGAAAGAATCAGTACTTTCCTTGATATTGGGTTGAAGAGACAAGAGGAAATAACTGCAACTATGCATAAATCAATTGAAGCATCAAGGACTTCGATAGTCATATTCTCGAAAAACTACGGAGCTTCACCTTGGTGTTTGGATGAACTGGTGAAGATTTTAGAATGCAGGAAAACGATGGGGCAAATTGTATTACCAGTGTTTTATGAAGTAGATCCGCGCGAAGTGCGGAAACAGAGTGGGGCATTTGGGGAAGCGTTCTCTAGACatgtaattgattttacaGACAAGGTTTCGCGTTGGAGGACTGCTTTGGCTGAAGCTGCCAATTATAGCGGATGGGTTTTAGGGGATACTCG GCCTGAATCATTAGTCATCAATGACATTgtgaattatattttgaagAGATTGCATCAGCTATCAAGTAATCTTGatggtttaattggaatggaTTCGCATGTTAAGCAACTGGAAACATTGTTGTGCCTGGGATCATTTGATAATCGAACTGTAGGAATATGGGGGATGGGCGGTATCGGTAAGACAACCATTGCTCGagttatttttaacaaaatgaGTGGGAGCTTTGAAAATCGCTGCTTTTTGGGAAATATCAGGgaaaaaataggaaaaacTGGACTTCTTAATCTGCAAAGAGAATTTCTTTGTGAAATTTCAGGAGGTGAAAATATCAGCGCAGATACTGTAGATGTGATGTCTTCTTTTATCATAAAGAGGCTGAGGAATAAAAAGGTTCTTGTTGTTCTTGACGATGTGGATAATTTAATGGATTTAAGCTCTTTAACTGGAGGGCTTAATTTGTTTGGACCTGGAAGTAGAATCATTGTAACATCAAGGGATAAGCAGGTCCTTCAATATTGTGGAGTGGACAGTATATATGAGGTTAAAGGATTAAACAACCATGAATCGCTGCAGCTCTTTTCTCACTATGCTTTTGAACAGAGCTTGCCAACAGAAGCTTATTGGAATCTGTCAAATAGGGTCCTACAATATGCTAAGGGGCTTCCACTGGCTCTTAAAATTTGTGGTTCTCATCTATGCACCAGGAGCATAGAACAATGGGAAAGTATATTGCATAGATTGGAAAGTCCTCTTAACTCAGAGGTTCAGGAGGTGCTGCAAATAAGTTATTATGGACTGGATGACCTTGATAAGGATATATTTCTTGATATCGCTTGTTTCTTCAGGGGTCAAGGCATAGATCATGTGAAAGAAATCCTTTATGACTCTGGCTTTTATGCAGATATTGGAATTGCTCGTCTCATTGGTAAGTCTCTCATATCTATTTCAGATAAAAGGCTGGAAATGCATAATTTGGTGCAAGAAATGGGTTGGGAAATTGTTCGCCAAGAATCCATTTATGAGCCAGGCAGCCGTAGCAGGTTATGGAACCATGAGGAAATCTATCATGTATTGACCAGTAATAAG GGGACTGGAGCAGTGAGAGGTATAAACCTAGATTTGTCGAAGATACACAAGTTGTGCCTAAGCTCTGACTCATTCACAAGGATGGGGAATCTTAAGTTTCTGAAATTCTATACTCCCTTTTCTAAATACTGGGAAGATGACAGCAAATTGTATGCTTTGGAAGGCCTTGCTTATCTTCCTGCTAGTCTAAGACTGCTTCATTGGGATAGGTATCCACTGAACTCCCTGCCATCAAACTTTGAACCAAGGCAGCTTGTTGAACTTATCTTGTGCCATAGCAAACTTGAGCTGCTTTGGGAAGGAGCTAAg TGCCTTGAGAATTTAAAGCGAATCAACTTAGGTCACTCCAAATACTTGGTGAAAATACCAGACTGTTCACTGGCCCCAAAACTTGAGCATATAATCCTTGAAGGCTGTTCATCTTTATCTGAAGTTCACTCTTCTATTCAACAACTGAACAAGCTTACAGTCCTTAATTTGAAAGACTGCGTTAAACTAAAGTCTCTTTCAATCACAATGGATATGACATCTCTCGAGATGCTTAATCTCTCTGGCTGCTCAAGGCTCAAGATACTCAGGGCAATCTCACctaatataaaaagtttattgCTGAACGGGACTGCAATTAGAGAACTTCCCCAATCAATTCAGTACATCAGCAAACTTGATTGTTTGAATCTCAGTAATTGCAAAAGGCTGAATGCACTACCTTTTGGAATTTGTAAATTGAAATCCCTTAAAACCCTTAGTCTCTCTGGATGTTCAAAGCTGGAGAATTTTCCTGAGATTTTGGAGCCTATGAAGAAGCTTGAGATTCTTAGGTTGGATGGAACAGCTATTAGAGAGGTACCCAAGACTAGAGAATTGGATAATCTTAAAATCTTGTCATTTAGCGACTGTAATTTGTATAAAATCCCCAGCAGTTTTTCTCGGTTATCCTCGTTAGAGCATTTAGACCTTCGtggaaataatttttctaacataCCTGGGGACATCAGGCAACTGTTTCATCTGAAATTACTTGACATAAGTTCCTGCAGTAATCTCCGTTCTTTGCCAGAGCTACCATCGCATATAGAATACGTAAATGCACATGATTGTACATCACTAGAAAGTGTATCGATTCCATCAAGTTTCACAGTGTCAGAGTGGAACCGTCCTATGTTCTTGTTTACAAATTGCTTCAAACTGAATTTGAGTGCCTTTCTGAACAGTCAATTTATAGACCTTCag GAGTCTGGTCTTCTACCTTCTGCTGGTATTTGTTTTCCTGGAAGTAAAATCCCAGAGCAAATTAGTCATCAAAGTGCAGGGTCTTTATTGACTGTTCAGCTTCCTGTGCATTGGTCCAACAGCCAGTTTAGGGGATTTGCACTGGCAGCTGTTATTGGATTCAAGGATTGCCTTGATAATCATGGTTTTCTTGTTAAATGCACAATCAAATTAAGAGCCATGCATGGAGACAGTATTTCTTTGCAACAGGAATTCATCATTTTTCATGGTCATTCTGGCCATTGGAATAACTCCAGAATTTTAGGGTCTGATCATGTCTTCCTGAGTTATAATCACCGTGTCAATTTAATGGAATCTCAAGGAGATGATTGGCAGAATAAAAGCTGTCATACCACAGCCTCATTTGACTTCTATGCTGTGGACAGTATGGGAAGGCCGTTGTGTGGTTCTGAAGTCAGAGAATGTGGATTCAGTTTACAACTTGCTGAAGAAGAGAATGTGTGTGGTCCAAGTTGTTATTACTATTAG